The Octopus sinensis linkage group LG18, ASM634580v1, whole genome shotgun sequence genome segment tagttaaatttaatgcaaacaagaaagcacaaaaatacaacaacgcgaggacgtggaacaaatatagtattattggacgctcgggaaagaaggacagaaggagggtttaacgtttcgggtggagttcttcgtcggaaacatacgagaaagaaagatccagaggagggaagacagaggaaaaaaaattaccaacgGTACACGCGCGGCCAcatattgaatgaccggaaggaaatgggtgaagaaaagttctttcaaagacaggagagtggtagaggaggaggaatgtgtgtgtaagtgtggataagagcgtgcgcggaggtctgcgtgtgtgtgtctgtgcctgtgtgtatgtgtgcaatgatgacacgtgtgggtatgtgtgttgtGGCTGTTAAACTTTGCGTGTTGTAGGGCTAGTAGTGTTAAGAAGAAGGAATTGGGCGTGGCTACTTTTGACTCTACCACCTGTTAAGTAGTAGGTAttgctagtttgaagtatgtgggtgtgtgcgtgtattgtgtgcgGATGATACGTATATCTCTGTGATGACCGTCGAagaccaggctatcagttgttgctacatatcgctggtcacaatgcgcttcgcattgatttagccttcaaatgacgccatcccgtgggctaagcgagcaggccaacagaagaaagggagaaagttatagcgaaagagtacagcagtgatcacAACAACCCGCTCCctgagtctcgtggagctttaaacacacacaacgcccagtctgagattcgaaaccgtaatcctacaaccgtgagtccgctgcactaaccactgggccactgcacttccacacagacatatatatatatatacatatatatatatatatgtatatatatatatatatgtgtatatatatatatatatatatatatatatatatatatatatatatatatatatatatatatatatacatatatatatgtatatacaaatatacatatcaatatataggtatacacgtaTACTTAGGCATACACACCATAAATGagagtggacatacactgtatagtgtgattgttcgtgtacaattgagcacatgtgtgtgtgtgcgtgcgtatgtgtgtgtgttagtcttccgttcctgatggagagaaatagataaatgtgtgtaaatatgtacgtattcctatgtgtgcgtgtgtgtgtgtatgtgtctgtttctgtgcgtgtgtgtaagtgtacatcgagatataatacttaacactaatattaatagggctaaacgttgcagcgacagggcatggccatgctagaaccccaccattagatttttttcattacgcacttatttccctctccaggattatgtctggtgaaagagcgatcggacaggagtacaattccactcttctttgtgtttacttgggatgtgtgtatatgtatgtatacatatatacatatatatacacacacacacacacacacacatatatatatatatatatatatatatatatatatatatatatatatatatatatatatatagatagatagatagatagatagatagatagatagataggtagatagatagatagatagatagatagatagatagatagatagatagatagatagatagatatgtagacaaatagattgattgatagatatgtatgtacatacatacgtaactatatatgtgtgtatgtatatatgatatgtatatatatatatatagatgtatgtgtgtatgtgtgtgtgtgtgtgtctgtgtgtgtatagcacacatagtgtgtatgtatctatgttttacgTGTGTCTTTTATTGTCGCACCACTATCGAttctcaactgatgtcggtgtgtttacgtccctgttatttagcggttcggctagagaTACCGAGAGAATgagcaataggcttacaaagaataattcctgaagtcgatttgtcctactaaacgcagtgctctagcatggccgcagtcaaatgactgacacgggtaaaggaatatatttatatacaaacaaacacacgcacacacacacacacacacatacatatatatatatagatcaatagagagagagagagagataggcagattgatacagtgatagatacacacacgcatatatttgtttgtatatatatatctatatatgttcacgcactaatatattcatatatatgtatgttatatatacaaatatacgtatatgtatatatatgtatgtttaggtgtgtgcgcctgtgtgttcgcgtgtgattacgtgtgtgatcttatgtgtgtgtgtgtgtgctccataggaacatatgtaagtgattcatgcatacatccttacatccatcTATCCCTcggtatgtacatacatccacatattaatacatacatacgtaaatgcatacatacatacatgcatatataaatacataaagacatacatatattaacacaaaatccatgacttaccgttctcgatttctcttccatttttcctattcttgaatcttgatgaagaatcacgatcgtcagaacgagaagaaccccaaaacctatgagagaagaaatggaataacgctgcgaaatattcctggacagttgtgcgaaatccattctggtgacagttgtcggtcgtacgtgatacttcgtgtggcttcaacaaaagatcgagatgcgaggtttaagctgaagacctgtgactgaattccacgtatttattgagcgcacaacaacccagctctggcatagatcttatcgtaaatttatgaaccaatgcgattggtggaactgtaaaagtgggcgtgaacttgtctgacaggtttaattattggaaagagatttggtttgatattgtcacacaataattagcaaaatattttgatgaatgagagacacgtgtaaagtgaaatgattcctgtttctggatatattatgatatatttatttactaatgttgttatttaattttatttgttattcttgggaaactgttttaatattcagtgtgggaaatatttcgttcaaccaacaaatacacagacacaaagacacacacacacacacacacactgacacacacacaaacacacacacactgacacacacactaagaatcacgcacacagacactgagaaacacacacacactgacacacatacacacatgcacacacacacacacaccgatacacacacacacaaatacaaacacacatacacactgacacacacacacactgacatacacacacacacactgacacacacacacacactgacatacacacacacacacacagacacacacacacactgacatacacacacacacgcacacacacgctgacacacatacacacactgatatacacacacacacacacacactgacacacacacacacacacacacacacacacatacacactgacaaactcaaacacacatacacactgaaacaacacacatattcacacacacacattcacacacacacacattcacacacacacatacacactgatatacacacacacacacacacactgatacacacacacactgacatacacacacacacacgcacacacacgctgacacacatacacacactgacatacacacacacacacacacactgacacacacacacacacactcacacacacacacacacacactgacatactcaaacacacatacacactgaaacacacacacacattcacacacacacattcacacacacacacattcacacacacacacattcacacacacacatacactgacacacacacacatacacacagatatacacacacacacacactgacacacacacttacacacactgacccacacaccgtgactcacacacactgacacacacacacacacacgctgacacacacacacacacatacacacacatggacacatgcgcacacacacacacacgcacacacacacagacacacagacacacaaatatgcggGAAAATGCGGGCCCGTACGTGCGACCGCAGTTTCTGTTGGGGCACAAGGTTGAAGTCAAATCCTCTAGCGAAGTATTTATCAAAGAGAAATAgcgaagggaggtaactcacgaCAGACTCCAGCCTGGCGCTCTAATGGCGTCACTTACTCGTTGTTGTTGGCTATGTTTAAGTTAAAGCTATAGCTTTAAGTTTGTCCAGATATTCCCCTCTTCGGTATTTTCTCTAGATTACGGCTGAACTGGAACCCGATAGGGAGCAGCACTGGACTGACATGCTGTTTTTGCAGCTTTTTGCACAGAAATTGCGTTTAGAGTTTGAAATATGCCATTAGCACATTTTAACGAACCTAAAAATTGCTTATGCCTAATACTGAGCGCTAATACTGTTCACTGGAAACGCCATGttgaatgtttccatatattcatttgtcaatttgcatttcgtgcttttatattacttaattattattctttttctctagctTTTTCACAATCGAGCATTCTTATGGCACGCAATGAATCGGAGAAAAAACGTGCTGCCACCCACAGATCCCTCTTTCCACGGATACCTTCGTTTATCTGGCAGCCATTCTACAAACTCCCACATACAAGGAGCAATCATGCTGGGTAGAGTGTGAAAGACTCAACATGTTGCACTGATTCcacctaatgtatattttataagtggtgttcctttccttactaagtcgtttatgtgtgttacagttattgtatgcatgtatctcgaagcaagttcctcttctgcgagtttgatagttttatgttacagacggagataatttgttgaacttgatgttttgtggtgttgctGTAGATTCGGTTGATGCTGTTCCTGTAGTCTACTCATATTTCTTGgtggtttcatattttcttttggcACATCAGTGTTCAGGGAACGATGAGAGGCTGCGTGTGTAATGTGACGCGTGGTTTTGTGCTtgtgattttcatagaaaagcGGGAATATGTGAATGTAGGTTGAAAATAGTTGATCGTGGGACGTGTACTTGTAACCTTGTCGAAAGTGTTTCGTGAAAACTTCAATGTGTTAGTAAGCTGACAAGTAGTTAGGTAGTCAacattttgtggtatttcttcagtgGATATCAAATATACTTTATTAGGCAATATCCGCGATTGGATTGCAGAACTTTCATCGCATCGATTGTAGTTACAATGATACGTATGggagtattttttttatcaaaccatCATGATTTAGTGATGTTAGTTATAAGCTTTTTTCGTGTTTTCTGAAGATTGATCATGAAAGGGTGATATATTTGTACGGAGGTGTTTCATTTggggattgttttcattttaagacggaatacaacacacatttaaacgaatcatcattttatttcaacatttaaatttgataaactgaACCTCATAAAATGAATTCTAGAATCATTCCCTGAGGATTACATCGTTCTGTTAAGctatttgtcacattctatgacgtctctgttgtttcgttttgaatattttctgaaaacttgtaGCAGAAACTTATTTAACGACATATATTAGTCggataaaatattgcaaaacacaattacaagaaacgtatatgttgctttattatattatattttatgattcgcccacataaattttcatatagaaacgaatgtaaatttctattcaatatttactgcacacaacgcaggttaattctcgaccattgacatacggtggacatggcaatgaaccacaagcagcctgaacgaaatataatagagctccattttcgtttctgtaacctgctggatcagcttctggttcgtagtccacacacacatactcatgtctGCCCTTATGCTTATAATACTCGGTCATCAAATATCCcgaatactcagctgtccaaccagcgtaacactttgtcctggctggtaacatcataacaacagcaggttgtcgtgtcaaacagacagcgcacggaacgttgtgctcatgaattgattcagcgttagcaaaagaaaagagtttattagTTGGGTAAAAAGTTAGTTCATATTCACTACCATAAATGTAACCACCTTCTTCAACTTCTGtagtataattggcccaaatgggatcgttgggtagacacaagagattacttccgccaccaGTATGAGAATAAAATTGTCCACCAGCCACACCTTGAATcggtaagaataaatcaagtaaaaaagataataagcaaaattatatatgaaataacagaAACATTCATTACAATTTTTCACTTAAAAGAAGTCACCTTTACTCacgtgtgaacgaattgtggtgtacatatgttagtgtttatgtgagtgtaagCTGAGTGTTGCTGAAAGCTTAAGAACGTAGCTGTGCATTTGCCttctcatcatatgtatatatatatatatatatatatatatatatatatactcttttttttcttttacttctttcagtcatttgacatcggccatgctggagcaccgccttcagtcgagcatatagaccccgggacttattatttgtaaacccagtacttattctatcgatctctttttgccgaaccgctaagaaacggggacgtaaacacaccagcatcgtttgtcaagcgatggtggggggacgaacacagacacacaaacatatacacatacacaaatatatatatacatatattcgacaggcttctttcagtttccgtctaccaaatccactcacaaggcattggtcggcccgaggctatagcagaagacacttgcgcaagatgccacgcagtgggactgaacccggaaccatgtgattggtaagcaagctacttaccacaccgccactcctgcgcctatatatatatatatgcatatatatgttgtgtgtttacGGGTACCTATTTGTGGTTGCGACGTggattattatgtatgtttgcatggggTAGATGTTTTTCGGTGGATGTCAATAGATGGAGgaaatgaaagatattttataacgCATGCGTTCGTGTTTATCCGAAATGGAAAAGATATTCACGTGTGAACGGGGATATTTTGGGGGGTGGAAATTGTTGGTGGTTTGAGTAGGACAATGCGGGAGACGACGAGATGCAGAGAAGTGGTGGGTAACCGTCGATTAAATCTTGTTTAGTCGATCGTACGAGAGTCGGTGGCTAAACCTCTCGTTTAGACTCGGACGAATCAGGCTTACATAGACGTTATGATCACACAGACTTGTTTTCATGCAATACACAGAAACGAGGTGGGAGGAAAAATTGTGAGGTTCAGTGATGGCGTAGTGCTTAAGATGAATGGACGGCCGAGTGGGCGACCGATAAAGGATGCGTATAGGGTTTATAGAGAGCAGATTCAGAGCATTTTTAGGGATTGTGAGGTTGATTGGGGACGCAGTGTGTAGCAGCAGTTTTGAATTGGAAGTTTCGGAattaccttacaaagatatactggatgattaatgaggtgatgtggtgcatgaaaagagcaaggttttagcgataggacgatttcggtgaggcggagaagaatagaagtgcattctgtactctgttgtgttctctcactaatatttagtctctctctattttacttaatgaataaGGTCTTTAGCTTTTTCCATCAGTTACAGTATGTCGCTTGTccagtcctcattctacattgtgcgttcattccattaaccatttacagccactgtcatcaattctaatAGACTCTATTCAATTTAGCCCACACCTACGATCATTTGGCACTCTAGTTAATGATAGTCCCGTGGCCACTATTCAGCTCTGGTCACTCAGgtacaataccaccatccgtagccTGTACAATTGATCACCAGTTAGCAGCCTCGGTAGTTGATATCTACAATCCAAAGCTGGTCAGCCTAAATTCTTGATCGACATGGTGGTTTTCAATCCAGCCCCTGTCTGTAATTTAacgtagagatatctatattctgtgGTTAGACAACATCCTGTTCAATTGGTCCGTAGTAGACAACATATaatattctgatttgaccaaatacctacaaaggagtAAGCAGTCTTGTGTAGTGTCTGTATAGTCTACATGTACAGACGTTTGAAACGTGACATATCATAAAAGGATTTGAGAATGTTTATGTCAGACAACCCGAcaaagggtgagtgtgtgtgcgtgtgcgtgagagagagggtgagagagaaagagagggaagaaaatgagagaatgagaggtaTAAAAAGTGAAccagagaaagacaaaaagagaatgagaggtcagaaatataaagtatactaaccgtcatatacaagttttgaataaggaggacaagttgttctgccccaccgggtatacaatgatccgagaccgggttctgtgaaattaaaatgaaataatgtagtttaaaagaaagaattgggggATCACTTACAAAGTAGGTTGTTGGATGGGAAGGAattgatggagaagagagaaatatagaatttaagaaagaacgagtgaatgaatgaaagtcagaacgaaaggtgtaaataataagaataaattgtaaagaaagaaaaaaagacatttgtctgttgagcctgttagtgacgttgatgtcaaagatttgagagattaatctcagaatatcagaatgtgtatcggtctccgctatgaacggatgtatgtatgatacgcaaacttgggtatgagtatatatacttctcagtagaataatgataaaactcaatagaataatgataaaactccatagaataatgataaaatatttgccAGGTGCGAATATTCATCGGTCAATTACAAATATTAGTTAGGAGCTCGGTGCAAATAAGGCCAGCAtaactacaatatgaaaataacaaccataccgCATCATTTGTCGATTTAGTTAAAATACATCGCATCCGGATCTCGAGTAGAGGAGTCCGGTCGATAAATGTATAGCACACCCCACCAAATACCGTTGCAACCAGCAAGAAGCCTGCAACTTAATCTGGGGTGTGTGGGGTTAGAGCACAAAATTGACGGTCTCAGGAAACCaaagcagatcaagaagggaacaacctttaataattgagaattaaaacgtcaaaattgttagatataatctgcctgtaagatataatcggtgtctcctcTACAAAATTTCGTTTTTCCGATAGCGTACACTTGGATATAGGCTTGAAACTCCACTACGCAACTGTGGTGCCAACAATGTCTGCACAGGTGGGATTAGGATACTCTCAATCCCCAGCTTTCGGATTGTATTATGGAGTGAAACCGACTAGGTGTGAGGGTTCACCTCTTGAAGCTAAGGCTGAATATGAAGGACCACTGTGGCTGCTGtaagtatatgcagcaaacagcGAGGTCAAATCCAAATCCTTCCtaagcaaattcacctcagctttagatatatttggggtaaagtcatttgtcctgcCAGGAGATTTCAGTGCCCACCTTGGCATtgataaccgtgagaaggattgattggaaggaatgtcgtcagtgaaaTTAATGGAGAGGATATAGCAGCCTTCAgtgcaggatacacactctccTCTGTACGgaatagatattattttaagacagggatatttataagggtgcctgatatagaaatacttggtgacagaTGTTTTTGATAGAGTTTggtcatctttcactctttgctgaacGTTCGGGTAAAAGGAAGGGGTGGAGTTTTCAACTCGTCACTACCTAAATATCTGAAAGCCTGAAAATTCCACCAGTCTGCCGAACACTAGAAATTGTTAAGTCCAGTGCAACCTACAGAATACAACTGGAAGCCGCAGTGGATGCTGGGATCAGAATAAAAAAtgtggagacttttgcatccaaattgagagtgaccATCCTGAATGAATTTGAACATCGAAATGGATTCGtgattgtataatttttttcggcaggttcttcttcggttgaacgcttatttgagctaaactcacttaaaagtgataaagctgctggtgaaaagcacgtccggcttgatattttagaaaccttGAATACAGATTGTATTCTCTGAGTGAACCATGTATGCTATGTGGATGGGACCTCTGGAaaaaacaccaaggcaatggtaatatgggGTGCCAATCACAATTTTCTCAAACAGAGACCAAAGATtgtgttctaattatagaaaagtctacaCTAGATGTCAGGAAACGATAAGTAGGGAAAATGTTGCGCCCAAGATTACTGTCCGGGACGCAGTACACCCAACCAGAGAGTCGTTCAAAGACAGATCGTCCagcaaacattgaaatatttctaaGGTTTATACGCTGTAAACCAGGGAATCACGTGCCCTGGGGCATGTTGCGGATGGTTTACCATGAAGGTGAGTTTAATGGGCAAATACTGGTTGCCATAAAgtacttatatggatgttcaaatgattgtatttatgtaaaagtcgaaagtttacaacgtgaaggtttcacttaattgaagtgtgcattgttagtgccccttctcacattcttttttgtgatttggttgaatatgcgcagccattgtggtagaggtatcccaattcatctctacctcatcggtcgactgttatttgtagacgacatgctgctacctgattcgtctgatggtcaccaacaacaTGCACTGAATGGGTTGGCTGCCGAGTACCCCAAGGCAGGATTGACAAATACCGACTTTgtaggaaagtggaacatcattaGTTCGGGTTTCTATTCACGAATGATTGGAAGCACAAGAGTGGACAGAatgctgaattgtagatataaacgcagtgaagcgccagctcgggcaattgattctcagatgaagaggTCTTGGCACAATTATCGACGTAgcactgcatatatactcatatacacacaataaatggcaTAATATATTAGAGTAATACtttatttaggaaattattgtaaagtagaatatattttgaaataaattcaggcaagtgtcttagtatatattattgtggacatatggatagtaatgtggaactaattcaaagttggtgaaattataaatcattggttaaggagacacgggtaaaagactttagcTATAAAATTTgttcttacttggtgtgtcatctggtttatcgtcgagagatttcttggagatgaaacggttctttgaaaaaatagaaatagcatcatataaatagaacttcagggtatttattatcgttgagaacttaaaacaatgcaatagatgacaacatattcggGCAGGAATCATTGCCAACAATACCTTCTCAGCCCCTTAGGAATCGCCTAGAAGGCGCTTCCATCCAGTCAAACGATTTTCTGAAGAATATCAGAGaatataattctgcatttcaaatgacatcgtatggtgaatctaagaagatagataaacatgaatttacgccgacgtcaaagttcaagggcaagtctatcccctcattggttccctggtaaccgcgaatgaacaaccacagttcctccaaatttgctctatgagtgatgtaggacgtgtggtgtcaaaatttccgatgatgggtcgtgttagacacagcgcacactgctgcaaaggagggtatatccactgacagcatttcggtgcgttcaaaaaatcacacaaaccccacctccaattttgcatgacaggtgagggcctgaaacactccaaacggacgcatagcatgttgcttagtcgaattagcccagcatttactctacaactgttttgttgtcaatgttgcactttcccatatcacctgtttcaaaatgactggagtatattatataccaactttgccattttaatccccagcaatgccgggtatatctgctagtacacacacacacatatatacacacacatatctctacacatatatatatatacatatatatatatacacatatatatatacatatatatatatatacatatttatatatatagttaaatttaatccatacaagaaagcacaaaaacaacgcgaggacgtggaacaaatatagtattattggacgaggaaggaaagaaggagggtttaaggtTTATGAGAATGAATgatccagaggagggaagacagagggaaaaaaatcgccaacggtacacacgcggacCCATTTTGAATGACGGAAGGAactgggtgaagaaaagttctttcaaacacaggagagtggtagaggaggaggaatgtgtgtgtaagtgtggataagagcgtgcgcggaggtctgcgtgtgcgtctgtgtgtctgtgtgtatgtgtgcaatgatgacacgtgtgtgtgtgtgtgtgtggttgtggctgttaatctttgcgtgttgtagggttagtagtgttaaggtcaaggaagaaggaatttggcgtggctccttttgtctctaccacaggtcaagtagtaggtactgctagtttgatgtatgtgtgtgtgtgcgtgtatgtatatgtatcgtgtgtgtgttttgtttgtagtgtgtgtgtgtgtatgtgtgtgtccgtgtgtgttggtttttggagttgtttttgagtaatgtgcgcgcgtgtgcttgcgtgcgcgtgtgcgcttAAGTACGCGTATGCGCGTCTGtgtctgtgcccatgtgtgtataagtgtgtgcgtatctgtatgagtatcgTTCATTAAGGGTATATgagggcatctgtgctggtgcgtgtgtatgtatttgtgtatgtgtgtgtgcgtgtattgtgtgcgtatgatacatatatatatctccgtgatcaccgtgaccgaccaggctatcagttgttgctacacatcgctggtcacaatgcgcttcgcattaatttagccttcaaatgacgccatcccgttggctaagcgagcaggccaacagaagaaagggagaaagttatagcgaaagagtacagcagtgatcgtggagctttaaacacacacaacacccagtctgggaatcgaaatctcgatcctacaaccgtgagtccgcgaCCCTAAACCCTGGGCCACTTCACCtcgacacagacatatatatttatatatatatatatatatatatatatatatatatatatatatatatatatatatatatatatatatatatatatatgtatatatatatatatatatatatatatatatatatatatatatatataaattgatcaaaataaaataaaaacatgatgcgaaggattcagcggtacatatgtttcgggcctttattagacagatttataacaatgcataatgtatgtctgtggccttcttcagccgcgcacaacagcttccacaaggacatgtgttacatcaaatattcttggttggggatgcaaatcctctcattcacgtacgacataatgcggcagcagcatagaattgaagcgtccatctctttcttctctcaatgtagaatgaggaaaatcggatgttgaggtaatgtaaataaataaatacatatatagaggtgaagatggaggggcgagagttcgggacgagggataaaaaatgtataaaaagtgtaagtatagaataatataaaatgtagaggataaagatataaagagttgtaaggagatgtaaagggggtataaagaaatataaagaaatataaataaatgtaaaggcataaggttataaagtaaaaatagaaatagaaataaaagtaaaaaaaacctgataaaagcatgataaaagtgtaaaaga includes the following:
- the LOC118767018 gene encoding short-chain collagen C4-like; the encoded protein is TRWGRTTCPPYSKLVYDGVAGGQFYSHTGGGSNLLCLPNDPIWANYTTEVEEGGYIYGSEYELTFYPTNKLFSFANAESIHEHNVPCAVCLTRQPAVVMMLPARTKCYAGWTAEYSGYLMTEYYKHKGRHEYVCVDYEPEADPAGYRNENGALLYFVQAACGSLPCPPYVNGCSLLDLLWCPETVNYVLPPHAPHI